A segment of the Rickettsia bellii RML369-C genome:
GCTAGAGGTTTAACGTATTTAAGTTTTTTTATTCCTAGATTCCCGCCTACGCGGGAATGACATCGAAACCACGCAACAATGCCACCACGGGATGACAGATTTTCCTCTTAAGATACTTTACTTCTTCTTTGACCGTAATTATTACTATCACCCTCAGAACTTCTCTTATTGCTAGAACCGAATCTTTTATTAGAGTTATCGCCTCTTCTATTATTACCAAAAGATCTTTTACGATTATTTTTGTTACTTCTAAAGCTCTCTCTAGGAGTGGACTCGCCTTGATTTATTAAACGATCAATAGCACGCCATCTAATAACATCATCAGGCGAAATAAAGGATAATGCGTTACCTTTAGCACCAGCTCTACCTGTTCTACCTATTCTGTGCAGATAATCTTCCGGACACATCGGTAAATCATAATTAATTACGTGCTGAGTATGCGGAATATCAAGCCCACGAGCAGCCACATCAGTTGCCACCATTATTCTATGGTTTGACTTGCGGAATGATAAAATTACTCTATCACGTTGACGCTGACTTAAATCACCATGTATAGCTTCTGCTTTATGATTTTCATATCTTAGCATTTTAGCTAATTGATCAGCAGAACGTTTTGTTTTTACAAAAATAATTACTGATCCTTCTCTATCACCAAGCTGCTTATTTAATTCAGTAAATTTTTCTTTATCTGTAATATGTACTGACTCCTGTTTTATTTCTGCTGCTGCTTTATTAGTAGCACCTACTGTAATACGTACAGGATTATTTAAATATTTTTGTGAAAGAGAAATAATATGTTTTGGCATAGTAGCAGAAAACATTAAAACTTGTCTTTTTTCCGGCAAGAATTTATTGATTTCTTCTAACTGCTCTTTCATGCCCATGTCTAGCATTCTATCCATTTCGTCAAGCACAGTTATACCTATACGATCAATTTTTAGGCTTCCACGATTTAAATGATCAATAATACGCCCTGGAGTTCCTATAATTACTTTAGGATTTTTCTTTAATTGCGTAAATTGCTTAGGCATAGGTTCACCACCTATCAAAACTGCATTATTTATTTTGAAAGACGTAGTTACTTTGTTTAAGGTAGAACAGATTTGTGTTGCAAGCTCTCTTGTCGGTACTAATATTAAAGTAGTAGTTTTATCTTTAATAAATGCATTAATTACTGGTAACAAGTAAGCTAAAGTCTTGCCTGAACCAGTTTGGCTAGAAGCAAGTATATCAGAACCTGCGATAGCAACCGGAATCGATTGTTTTTGTATTTCGGTTGGCTCTGTTATCTTCATCGCTTCAAGCGTAGTAGTTAATTCTTCAGGTAAATTAAAATTTTTCATTATATAATCCAATAAAGTTTAAGTTAAAATATGCACATTATTGATTGTATAAAAATAACTCACAGCAAAAAATAATGACTTTACTATTTTTGTATTACAAGAATACACTAATAGCAGCCATTAAATTATCTATAGCATATTAACAAAATAGCTTTAATTGATTCGAAGTAATAGCGAACCTATTTCAAAAAAATCTTATAATTTACAGCAAATAAAGATTTTAATTAGCTTTAAAATTATTTGTTAATAATACCATAATTATGATATTTTTTTACTTTTAAGCATTAAACCATTCCAATGCTTAAGACATGTATAAGGTTATTATAAGACAAAACAAAATATCTAATATTTTGTTGTAAAAGGTGACGAGGCTATCCAAAATTTGAAAACTTTGGATAGCTGTTTTTGGTACAAATATATTTATTTAATTCTGAGGTTAACTGCAGAAATTTTACCATTCTTGTCTTCAAGATCAAAAATTACATCTTGTCCTTCGTTAAGACCTGCAAGACCTGCTGCATCTACGGCAGATCTGTGTACAAACACATCTTTGCCGCCATTTTCCTGTTCAATAAATCCAAAATTTTTCGTCGGATTAAACCATTTAACTTTACCTACTATATTTGTAGTCATAAAAACCTTTTTAGATAGAAATTGCTTGTTGGAATTTAAATTATGCTTAATAAAAAATTCACTATGCAAAACTATCTTACCTTGCGGCATTTGTCAATAACATGCAAAAGAAAGTATTACTTTCTGGGTCTAATTATATCATATTATTACTATTTTGTCACTATTTTAGTTAATATATTACAGGCAAAATTTGATTTGCCTACATTAGA
Coding sequences within it:
- a CDS encoding DEAD/DEAH box helicase — its product is MKNFNLPEELTTTLEAMKITEPTEIQKQSIPVAIAGSDILASSQTGSGKTLAYLLPVINAFIKDKTTTLILVPTRELATQICSTLNKVTTSFKINNAVLIGGEPMPKQFTQLKKNPKVIIGTPGRIIDHLNRGSLKIDRIGITVLDEMDRMLDMGMKEQLEEINKFLPEKRQVLMFSATMPKHIISLSQKYLNNPVRITVGATNKAAAEIKQESVHITDKEKFTELNKQLGDREGSVIIFVKTKRSADQLAKMLRYENHKAEAIHGDLSQRQRDRVILSFRKSNHRIMVATDVAARGLDIPHTQHVINYDLPMCPEDYLHRIGRTGRAGAKGNALSFISPDDVIRWRAIDRLINQGESTPRESFRSNKNNRKRSFGNNRRGDNSNKRFGSSNKRSSEGDSNNYGQRRSKVS
- a CDS encoding cold-shock protein, translating into MTTNIVGKVKWFNPTKNFGFIEQENGGKDVFVHRSAVDAAGLAGLNEGQDVIFDLEDKNGKISAVNLRIK